The region CACTTCAGAACACACCAACTTCATTCAGCAATTGAAATAAATGTTAAGAGAGCTCTCTAACATCACCAATGCATAAAAGCCATGATCAAATCATACTGTAGAAAGTTTCATTTTGTTAAGTTTATCAATATTCCAGAATAATAAGCATGAAAGTGATATGCTTCATAGCAAAAATAAGAGACTAACTTTGCAATGCCTATATACTGCTCTCGAAGATCTGGTGTTTGAACCCACAAAGTAGCTCTTACATCAGCATTAGTAAcattattaccaaatattcgAACTAAAGCAGTGACCTCATAGGCCAGCTTGCGCTGCACATGTGCAGTTACATCCTGCTGAATCCCGTTCCAGGTTTGTGTGCGTTCTGTTGCTGATGCAAAGAACTTCCCAGACTTCGGAACAATTTTCCCATCTCCCATTGAATCATGCAACATAATCTTGCAGCCTCTTCCAGACCAACTATTCAAGCCATCCTCAAACTGGGGGTTTATTATGATGTTGTCATCTCCTGTGGTAACACATTTTGTGCTTGTGGTCTTTAGAAACAAGAGAAAGAAATACACAAGTTAGTGTGATAAAAATACACAGATTTCACAGTtcaattaaaagaagaaaactagCACATGTTTATAGAAAAATCAATCTATACAATGAAAAAGTAATGACTAAATCACAAGTATGAGCTAGATGATGTTCATCAAACAATAGTAGAATTTGCCACTATGTAAAATTGCCCAAAGAAATAACAATATTCATAATTCATAATTTCATGACATACATTATTATTTGGACTGGAACAGTTGATCTCTACTGATCGTATAAGGATGTCAACTCCAGGAGCAGGTCCTTCCAAATAAAATATAGCCCGATCAGGCATAGTTGATAATGAGaatttcccttccaactttTCCCAGCTACCCTTCATAGCAGAAGTTCTGTACAAAACAATGGTTAACATGTAATGGCATTTTTCTACTATAAAACAAGAAAGAGGATGCAATGAAATAAGTTTTATACCTTCCAATGAACATGTAACGAGCAGCTGAACCATGATATTCTAGTTTCAGAGTAGCTAGAACATCAGCAGATCCCTGAGAAAGCCCAGATACTCCAACACAAGCTGAAACCGTGTAAGTGGAACCAATGGATATTCTGTCTGTGATATCTTGCTCAAGACCTTGCCAACATTCCTTTCGGTCAGTGATAACTGCATAATTACCACCCGACTCCATTGAAATTCCTCCATGATTACCTGTGTCAGCTGAAATTACATAGCCATTGCAGCAATTGAGATGCCAAGAGTTAAGCCCACCAGAGAAATCATGATTGTGCAAAATATTAGGACCCTGACAAACAGTTGGACCAGAGATGTTTCCTGCCATGATCTGTCAAACAAGACAATATCAGAAAACAATGGTGCTAAACACCAAGAAGAAACTATGTACCTAGATGGTACAGCTTGTGATATGTTTTGAATGTGTGTTTTACACGCCGCGAAGAACTCCCCCATTCAGGGACGGAAACAGAAGAAAGGGGGAAAAATTTAACACATTAAACAAAATCAAGTGACAAATTGCAAAAGACAATATACAAATTGAGGGGTGAATACAACATTTAAATACTActttattaagaaaaaaaatctaatgCTTTTTGGGTAGTATGGTTTGACAAATCTCTTGAGGGGATGGCTGCCCCATTTTTAATCATCTTGGCCCATCCCTGCTCCCATTTGTGATCTTCCTTAAATAGCGCAGGAAGAGGAGGCAAGGAGTTCTACTGCTTAGTGCACATCAGGTTTCATCTGCTGGCTATTTTTTTACCATAGGATTTGTTTAAACTGTGTTGTTTACTATATACTACTTCTACAATCGTAAGAAGTTGCAGCATTTGACTTGAGAAAATCTTACCGATTTTACTGCATAATTTATTATACACATTGCTAATCTAACGTAAGAAATCAACAACACCAAGTAGCTGTAACCTTTGATACACTTCAGAGCAAAACATATAATCTGCATTCTGCAATGAAGCTTGAGAAGGTTATCTGAGAGGGTTCATCTCAGTCTCTCAGACTCCATCCCTTACAATGTCACCAAATTGTGTATCATAAGATGCCAATCTCTTAGTTGAGCATTAATAAAAATCTGCGGTGAAATTCATTATACTCAATAAAAGGAAAGAGCCAAACAAGGGGTACTAAAGCAAGTGTCTGGAAAAAATGTCATCAAGTTATAACTAAGTGTGTGTTGAGATAACAGTTGAATGCAACATGAACCGAATTTCATCCCAATCCATGAGAACAGATTCATTCACTTTTTATCATGAAGTGAGTGCTAACGTCCATTTGCACCGGTACCGACCGGTATCCAGACATAGCCTAAAGAAATAAGACTACTGACAAAGTGTAAAAGGCATTCAACAGAGAAAGAGGCAGGGTAAGGTACCTGAGACTGAGATTTCTTGTGCTTCCTGTGGGAGTGAGACTTGAAGACACTACTTCTGAAGCAGCAGACAGAGAACCTCTTCATTATATACCCATCCACTCAGCAAATTTAAGAGTGAAGGCTAAGGAAAACTGAGAGGCCAACCAGCAATTTTCCTTCCCACCCATCTTCATCTGGATTTATAATATCATTATCCAAACTTTGGAATCAATAATCATGAACAATCCTTTCAAATAAACCCaatataaaaaggaaaaaaaaaaaatctcttttttttccCCGTCCCAGGTTCCTGTGCTTTTTGCTTTGTCTTGCAGATTAGTAATGCTTGAATTGGAATTGAAGCTTGTGTAAGCATCACAGATTAAGGAATGATGCTTTGATTCCTTAATTTCACATTAAATATTCAATCCTTGTTAGAGACTTAGATTGCAAGATTTTGCAGTGTTAGGTGGAGATAACTTTCCCTTCTGCACGTATAAGATTATGGTACTGAACAAAAAAACTACACATCCAAACTCCAACatataaataaaagataataaaaactgaaattaaaCTAAAGACATTACCCTATAAGTTATAACCCTTGAGAAATTCAGATGAAACCAAATTTTCTTATGTGGAAGATAATAAAGATAGGAACAAATATTATGTTGAAGCGAATCAGAAAACCTAGTGACTGCGGTTACCTGAATCAGAAGTTGTTCTGTTTCTGTCTGTGTGGTCTGGTCCAACATAAAAAAGCAGCAGCTGGGGAACACACATCATCGTACTATGACTATATATTGGTCCACACTCCACAGAATGGAAAGCACTGCATGAGGAGATTATGATCTGGGAAGACCAAATCTTAAATTCTCCTAGGCTGCAAATAAAATAACATTTCgcatttttgtttttgtatttgtcaacaaataaaattcaggttttttttataggtaaatttttcattctcaactcatatgtccaTCAACTCTTACCATTTGAGTTATGCTTCATGGGCAAATAAAATTGTGGTTGAATTAGCAACCTACACAACAAGCGTTAATCTTTTAATGTAGTAAATTTGTATAATGCCTCTCGAAATTTTATTGTTTACCAGTTTCTTAGAACTGTTGAGCAATTTGGTTCCGAAATGTAATACCCTGAACATAAAAATGCATATTTGATCTCGGGTTCTTAATTCTAGAAGCTAGTTTCAAAACAATGTTCGTAAAATACTAAATTAAGTTGCCTGATTTTAAAAAACCAACTGGTACAACTCCCCTTTTATATATTACGATTTAGTAATTCTCGGAACTATAAAACAAACAATTTGGATACCGAGTTTTAAAATCGGGTATTGTTTAAGGAACTTCATTCCAAGTTTAAAAACCTGTAATTCATTAATATGGACGTGGAGTTTTTTACCTTATGGATTTTAGAATCCGGTAGGATTAGGACATTGACAAAACCTATTTTTAATAGCAACCATGGCATACCaagaaagaagatgatgagAAAAAGTGAGGAACATATGAGAGGAGAACAACGAGAGCGATGTGCCCAATAAATGTGAGGAAGGAAGTTGTATGCAACACTGGATTGAAaaataaagaagatgaagagaagaaGTGAGGTAGTGAGGCGGTAGAGGATGAAGAAagggagtgagtgagtgagtgagaaagaagatgaagatagagGCAGAGTGTTTCGTGGTGTGATGGGGGTGTGACAATGTGAGGTGAGTGAGGgtgattttgattaaaaaaaagttcGGGTAAGATTCAATGTGATTTTTTGGGTGAGCTCAGAGTATCAATCACTGACAGCAATGACAAATTCCCTAGCAGCGGGTGAGATTTGTTGTGATTGGGGTGGGAAAAACAGCcccaataaaattttgcagtTGGTATTCACTTTTTCTTGTTTGGGCTTCATAGACCTTGCGATAGAACTTTGGCTTATTTGATTCATAACCTTTACTAGACGTGGTATGCCACCATTAATACTATTATATGAACAAATAAATACATTGTGTATAAAGGAAATTTCTAAGCAGATATCCTCAATCCATATTTGAAGGCGAGAATTTTGACAACCAGTTTCCATCATGAATTTAATTGTACGTCTCGTTTCTCTATCCTTCCAGCTTAAAAACAATACATTATGAAAAACATAAATCTCTCAAATAATAACTTTGCTAGTGCTTCCAAAAAAAACTTTCCTAAGGTAACTGaaatgttaattattttaattagcGGGATAGAAAATGAGAATACAAAGGAAACAGGTTCTTGATTTTTTCAATCATATGCCAATACTAAAATTTAATTAGACCTAAACCTCTTATGCTGTAGTAATGGAAATCTTAAATGCCAAAAAATAACAGACCTCCCTAAACTTAATGACATCTATTTCTTTTCCCATAGTTAATCAACCAATTCAATATTGCACTTTTTCTCAAACTAAATACGAAGACATAAGATTCCAACTAATCCTCATATGTGAAGGCATTGTTGCAACAAAGCGAAGAACATCAGGCTGCTCCCTAAGTGAAGGGTGCAGTTCTTCAGGGCTCTTTTCAAAAACATGCAGAAACTTAGAAATGTTGGGGAGCGCAAGTTCTCTGCAGTGAAGATGCAGTAGAGGGACCTTGGACAAAACGCTTCCCTTCTGAACTTCTAGGCCTTCTGGCCTCCTCATCCTGTATGGTTTTCCAGTTGTTGGCTCAATATCGACTCTCGGCATTTGTTTCCATCGGTTATGCACAAACCAGCCATACTTATAGTCACCTACTATTGGTGTGCCGAGTGCTTCAGCACAATGGACACGCAACTGGAAAAGGGGAGCAGAAATCACATGAAGCAAGGAATAAGTAAGTTGCTTTTACTCAGCAAAACTACAATTATATCAAAGCAATCAGATGACGATTTCATTATTTTATCAGACAGTAGGAACTGGAATCAGTTCATCTTCAATGAAAGACAGCAAGAAAAGGATACAGGAGGCATCTTTTAGATATTGTTAATGATAAGAATTATAGGTTGCGGATGAAAtgggaaagagaaaaaaaggtCGAGAACagtaatatattatataaacgACCTATGAAAGGCTCTGATGCCAACTTAAAATTTGGATTAGGCTAACTCTATTCCAAAAACCAACTTAGGAGTGAAGGTTCTATCCTATATAAAGACTATTTTGTACATATGTCTAGTCAACGTGGGACCTTAACAATAGCTAAATAATTACTCAACAAGTCAACATATTCCATTTTCTACGTGGATTAAAGTTTAGATAAGGGTAAGTCTTGTCCTCAGGCAAGGTTAAGGCCACATGGAAGGCACTCAACCTCAATGAGATTTTAGAGTGAGATTGTATTTATTTTAGCTACCAACGGGTTTCCTATAATCAAAGCCAAGTTCTAGCTTTGTAGGTGCGGAAGGTCAACCCAGTCAGCCACCCCCTGTCAGGGATTTATTGATAAGTCTCACATTCACTAGAGATAATGAGATATGGTCAAATAAGTGTTCATATAGGGTAGAACAACCCTCACTTCTAAGCTAGTTTTTGGAGTAGAGTTAGGCGTAATGCAAATTCTAATATGATATCAGAGCCTATACTAAATCCATTAATTGGAGACAACCcgtataaagggtagagcaagcTTTTGGTGTAGAGTTATGCCTAACCCAAATTCTGATTAGATTACCCAACATATTCTAAAGATATTCTACAATAATTAAAAAAGAAGATCCTAATTAGACTTCAAAAGatataaaaagataaattatgtCTACTCTCTTTTTACCAACACATTTCAGTTGAATGTAGAATAAAAGCAGCATCCAAGATACCTGATGCTTCCGGGAAGTAAGTGGACGCAGCTCAACCCATGAGCACCCATTTATCTTTGGACCAAGCACTCGATACTCAGTCACAGCCTCTTGGCGAGGTTCTATAGTTGAATGATGAGCTAGCATGACCCTCTCAGTCTTCCCATCATTCAGAAGTACCTGAAATAAGACGGCATGCAAACATAATCAATTAACACACTAGaagatagcaatcaaattaGACTTGTTATCAGTTATCACTGGATGTACGCACAGAGATGAAactaaaatgagaaagaatgaaaACCTTAGAAAGAGGAGCGTGAATTATGCCTTCCTTCTCATTGGGAGTCCCTATGACCAATGCCCAATACCTCTGATATGTAGCTTCACATGCATCATTCCAAGCCTAAAGTAGCCCAATGAATGTAAGTCAACAGTGAAATACAAAACTTTTGGTTGAGTGTTTTAAAAGACTGTATGTGTTTCACCAAGTAAAACACTATTTACAGAAAATAGAAGTTCACTACTTCATGCAGATAAGGCACCTTACAAGAAGATTTTGCGCTGTTAATGTTACTGAATAACCATTGAAGATGAGATACGCTATCTTTTGTTCTCCCAAATAATAGGATGCCACTACTCTCTTTGTCAAGACGGTGAACCTGGAAAATCCAGCAAATGAATTAAGCTGTCATGTATGATCAATAAGCATCAACCATTTCTATAACAGCTTCCGATTCACAAATGAAATTAGGATAGAGAACATcagaagagagtgaaaaaaaaatgaaaacaaaatagcATTTTTTGGTATTTATTATGAAAACAGACCATGATTAAAGAAACCCTCTAACAAAAAGGTTTCAGACAGGTTCATTTTGTTAATATCAACAGTTCTAGTTTAGAGATGAGTAATGAGCTTAAGCCCTATGTTTCAACAACTTATGGTATCTTCCTTGTTCTTATAAATGATAATCAAAGTGCTTCTCCACCCATCATTTTAGATCTGATTATCTCAATGAACAAATTTAAGAGCCAGGTTATACCATTCTCTCTGAGGCACTTCCAAACTTCAATGGGAATATTATATAGCCTAATTGCTTTACCTATCTCCATGCTCTTAGACAAATCTTATGGTATGTAAGGATAATTAAAGCAAAACATTGAGAGAAAAAATCTTAACAGATGATTCAATTGTCAGGAAAGGTAAGCCATCCAGATTCCTACAAGATATTAGAATGTACAGACCTCAAGGTCTTTCGTCTGACGAGAGACCAGGACAAGAAGCAATGAAACTGACCAAAACCTTCAGAGTGACCAATTATTTTAATCTTTTAAGATTTTGTAAAAAAAGTGGGGCCCGCCTATCTAAATAAACAGATATATCTGTTTGCTGCATGATGATGATTCATTTACTTTTATGTATAAACcaaattatttcattgtaaTGATGTATAAGAGTAGTTTACCAGTTTAGGACCCTCATCATAATCATAGGACAGTGCTGCAGCAGCCAATGCATCCATGCTATTATGAACTGGAAGATTACCCTACAAGACAACAGGCAGGAAATCAAATCCCAgaacaaactcaaactcaaagtGAATTTGTGTAAATGTGAAAGAATAGGCATTCAAACCTTGACAGGCAATTTTGGAGGTTTATTCAGCACAATAATAGCAGAGTCCTGAAAGCAATACATTTTAACACAATAtgcaataaataaatatattgcaGTGCATCTGAAAAATAAGTAACAGCAaactagaaaataaaataaatatagctTTAGAAGAAAGGCATGCCTTGTATATCACAAGCCTTTGCAGATACTTAATTTCATCAGCATTTGGATACAGTGTTCCACTTGGTATTGCATCATATCTTTTCGAAATCCTAGTCTCAGCCATTGATACAGGGACGTGAAGTCTGGCTCCAGGCTTCATTACGTCATTAGGTCTCATCTGCAGTTAAGCTGCATAGTTGTAGTATTATTACACCTAAAACATATTATAAGTAATTCACTTTTtcttaagaagaagaaaaacacaaagaCGAATAGTAACGCATCCAAAGCACAGCTTGTAATAGAAACTGGTCCAATAAAATGGTACATGTAAACATGAAATACCTTTCGCATAGGTTTCATCCGCTCATCCTTCTGAGTGAAAGAGTCGGCAGCAATCAGGTCCTCCATTTGCACCTAAAATAAGAAATTATCAACAGTCTGTAAGTACATTTTTCAATCACCACATTCATATCTGACCCTTTAAAATGATATAAATCTTATGTGACACGGAAAATGTAGATCCTACTATTGTCTTCCAACTTGCAAACTAAGTAGACCATCATCTATATCAGACATGCACTTCCTTCCTAAATCAATTCTTCTATGTACTTTCAGGACACCACAAGATATGTAAAAGGAACTATATTAACTAATATTTTGGAAACAACCACCCTAATGTTAAAGGTTAAAATTAAAGCATAATTTAATATGAAAAGCAAGTTGCGAACCACAAATGTTTAATTTAGTTTAATTGAATTACAAGCATAGTAGTCAATCGCGAATCGCGGCCTGTCGCGAATGactcccaaaaataaaatcccATAAAGGGAAGGCCGCGAATAGCAGGATTTCGCCTGTCGCGGCAAGGGTCCTCTACGCTAGGCGAAGGCGCGTTAAGGTATAGGTTGAACTTATTCGATACCATTGATTCTGGTATCGAATAAGTTCAACCTATACTACAATTTTCGAGTAAACAGCCAttttggtccttgaatgtgttCACTTATGACGGACTGGTCCTTATATTTTGGAAATGGTTGTTTTTCATCCCTGAATGTGTTGCCGTCGGTCAAGTTCATCCTTGGTTGAGTTTTCCGTTAGTCCCTGAGACGGAAAAGTCCAACTGGCACATTTTTTTCCATGCTAGCATCCTACTTGgcacattttcttttttcctcctAAAAACACGGTCAAACTCGTCCCTCACttatgcttcttcttcctcttcttcatcttctttatcttcctcctcttcatcatcttcaccacaCCATCACCATGCTTTTTTCTTCCTCTATGAAGTACCACCACTATCACcatgcttctttcttctttcgtttGGCCATACAAATCAAATAGGAGCTTGCACTTGAACCGGAGCTTGGTTAGGGTTTCCATTTTGCGGATTAGGAACCCCTGAGTCCGAGGGTTCCACTGGTTTTGATTGTTCCATCGATTGGGACTCGGGGGTGGCTGAAAGTTGGGTTTTGAGAACTGGGTCGTTGGAAGTTGGGGTTTTGAGAAATGGGTGATGGAAAATTGGGGTTTTGAGGAATGTGTTGTTGAAAATTGGGGTTTTGAGGAGTGTTTGGTGGTGGTTGTTGTTGATTCCACGCTTGTTGAGGAAATCGATTGGGAAGTGCATAGGTACTGGTTTTCTGTTCCCCTAATTTTCTGTTCCATTTCTTGCTCTATCGTTTCTTATTCTTCATTTCCATAATTTTAACTTCAAAATGGGTCTTTGGTTTTTGAGTCCTTTTTCGGTTTCAATTATTTTCTGCATTCCTGTGTTGTTCACCTTGTGTGCTTATTCTTCCTGTGTTTTTCATATTAATTTGTTTGAATTGCTTGAATACCACCTCCTCACTTTGATCTGCCACCTAGTGATACTTGCACTGACTAGTGACTACTCTATTGTTCTTATGGTCTAATGGATCCTCTTTGATCAACAAGTGTCGTTACTACTGTAATTGAATTCAGCATGTTGTTTTATCTCAGTATGTTGTTTTCTTTCAGTCATTATTACATTTCTCAATTTGCTTAGAAATTGGTAGTGATCAAATGGGGCAGGCGGGTTTACTGGTTCGATCTCATGTTGTCAGCACTGCAATTAAAACCTTTGTTTGTTGCACATGTATCTTGACCAGTTGGGTTTTTTTAAGATTTGGGGTTTTGTTTGGAAAAGAGATTAACATGAAAAAGATGATGTTTGGGATATGaatatgttttcttttttctgggtaagatgatgaagaagatgaagattgatgAACATGATGGATATGTTGAgtttctttttttatatttattttttatgaactcagagtttttgttttttcttaggGGGACTAAATTGACTAAAGTGACATAACAAGATCTGAGTTGTCAAGCCAAAGTGGCAAAAATTGTGACACTTGGACTTTTCCGTCTCAGGGACTAACGGAAAACTCAACCAAGGATGAACTTGACCGACGGCAACACATTCAGGGATGAAAAACAACCATTTCCAAAATATAAGGACCAGTCCGTCATAAGtgaacacattcagggaccaaaatggctgtttactctacaattttctatatttaaccactcttctatttcagttttattccgttttttttttttactttaaagcGATACTCTAACCGCTGAGTTAAGTAGGTTATTTATCCTCCGCAATAGAAAAAAAGGTACCTATCTATCAAATCAATGGATTATAGATATAATCTTACTTATAAGCAATACCAACCCAATATCAATCAACAAGATTGAATCATGCAATATTCATCTTGACAAGAATTTATCTACTTAATATCATAAAGTATGTATCAAAAAGAACAAGATAACTATGATTACAAGCTCATTGGCAAATTTAAATAGTGGATACTTACAAGCCCCTTCCTAAAATGAGACTCGATAACGGAACCCCATGTGCCCTTGAAGTAATACTTAATCCAATTGACTGCTGTGACATGATCACGCTGCTGCCCAGAAGCACCAGGCAAGGGGTGACCAGGAAAAGGAGGCAATGATAGTATCTGTCTGGGTTTTGGGCCTTCTTTGGGCACATCCAAGCGGGCAATGTTGTTAGATACTCTGATTACTGGTTCAACACAAACAGGCCTTGGGGGCTGAATTCTAGAGTAGTGCCTCACTGCTGATGATAGCCATGACCAGCTATTGTTTCTGCTCACGTGATTCAGCATCTGTCCCCAACAAAGATAAACAACACTAGTCCATTACCAGAAACACGGTGGCCGGAGACCGGAGTGGTCGCCGGTGGTCGGGAATGGGCGGAGCGGTGGTCGGAGGTGGTTTGGGCAGCAGCTATGGGAAGGTGAGACTTGAGAGATATTGGCCGGGGGAAATTAGGGTTCCTATTCTGAATTtggggatttttttttcttggtcaAATGAATTTGGGGATTAGAAGCTCAAATATGGACTTGGGCTATTAAAATTCATGGGCCTTTGcacagttaaaaaaaaacaaatttgggAATTTCTGTAACTTGTTATTTCCGTCCATGGCCATCGCGGCCGCCATGGCCCCGCACacagtgttttaaaactcggctcggtcgGGGTACTGAGTCACTGAGTCACTGGGTCATTGGTTTgattgcttgactcggtgtatattaaaaataataaaaaatgtccAATGCAATATAA is a window of Lotus japonicus ecotype B-129 chromosome 5, LjGifu_v1.2 DNA encoding:
- the LOC130720313 gene encoding RNA pseudouridine synthase 3, mitochondrial isoform X2, giving the protein MRPNDVMKPGARLHVPVSMAETRISKRYDAIPSGTLYPNADEIKYLQRLVIYKDSAIIVLNKPPKLPVKGNLPVHNSMDALAAAALSYDYDEGPKLVHRLDKESSGILLFGRTKDSVSHLQWLFSNINSAKSSCKAWNDACEATYQRYWALVIGTPNEKEGIIHAPLSKVLLNDGKTERVMLAHHSTIEPRQEAVTEYRVLGPKINGCSWVELRPLTSRKHQLRVHCAEALGTPIVGDYKYGWFVHNRWKQMPRVDIEPTTGKPYRMRRPEGLEVQKGSVLSKVPLLHLHCRELALPNISKFLHVFEKSPEELHPSLREQPDVLRFVATMPSHMRISWNLMSSYLV
- the LOC130720313 gene encoding RNA pseudouridine synthase 3, mitochondrial isoform X1, which gives rise to MLNHVSRNNSWSWLSSAVRHYSRIQPPRPVCVEPVIRVSNNIARLDVPKEGPKPRQILSLPPFPGHPLPGASGQQRDHVTAVNWIKYYFKGTWGSVIESHFRKGLVQMEDLIAADSFTQKDERMKPMRKMRPNDVMKPGARLHVPVSMAETRISKRYDAIPSGTLYPNADEIKYLQRLVIYKDSAIIVLNKPPKLPVKGNLPVHNSMDALAAAALSYDYDEGPKLVHRLDKESSGILLFGRTKDSVSHLQWLFSNINSAKSSCKAWNDACEATYQRYWALVIGTPNEKEGIIHAPLSKVLLNDGKTERVMLAHHSTIEPRQEAVTEYRVLGPKINGCSWVELRPLTSRKHQLRVHCAEALGTPIVGDYKYGWFVHNRWKQMPRVDIEPTTGKPYRMRRPEGLEVQKGSVLSKVPLLHLHCRELALPNISKFLHVFEKSPEELHPSLREQPDVLRFVATMPSHMRISWNLMSSYLV